Proteins encoded within one genomic window of Haladaptatus sp. QDMS2:
- a CDS encoding DUF192 domain-containing protein, with product MAPSLRTLLKGPIPFLIVGIAALLAFNFGLVGPPAPPADGEYNWTEVTVSDENGEQLGVVQARVADTQDKRYTGLSNTTSLDEDEGMIFTYEEEGEHTYVMRDMDFPLDIIFIGADGKITEIYHAPVEPGTSNNDLTRYTGTGQYVLEVNEGWTTRNNVSVGDTVSIGD from the coding sequence ATGGCCCCCTCGCTGCGAACCCTCCTCAAAGGCCCCATCCCATTTCTCATCGTCGGGATTGCCGCCCTTCTCGCGTTCAACTTCGGGCTCGTCGGCCCGCCTGCTCCGCCCGCAGATGGCGAGTACAACTGGACTGAGGTCACCGTCTCCGACGAGAACGGCGAGCAGCTCGGCGTCGTGCAGGCTCGCGTCGCCGACACGCAGGACAAACGCTACACCGGGCTCTCGAACACCACGTCGCTCGACGAAGACGAGGGGATGATATTCACCTACGAGGAGGAGGGTGAACACACCTACGTCATGCGAGACATGGACTTCCCGCTCGACATCATCTTCATCGGGGCAGACGGCAAAATCACCGAAATCTACCACGCTCCCGTCGAACCCGGAACCAGCAACAACGACCTTACGCGGTACACAGGGACCGGCCAGTACGTCCTCGAAGTGAATGAGGGCTGGACGACGAGGAACAACGTTTCGGTGGGTGACACCGTCTCCATCGGCGACTAA
- the azf gene encoding NAD-dependent glucose-6-phosphate dehydrogenase Azf yields the protein MDDPVLLTGAAGRVGTAILGDIADKYEWRLLDREPPTGEVDHEYVVADITDEEAIREAVEGVSAIIHLAGDPRPEAPWDSVLRNNIDGTQNILEAAVDAGVEKFAFASSNHAVGAFETEERKPDIYRTHDEFRLDGTELPRPSNLYGVSKASGEILGRYYHDHHDLSVVCVRIGNLTKDHPPIDYERGQAMWLSYRDCAHLFDRCIQADYDYEIVYGISDNDRKYYSIDRAKEVLGYEPRDNSAHFDE from the coding sequence ATGGACGACCCGGTCTTACTCACGGGCGCTGCGGGCCGCGTCGGCACGGCCATCCTGGGCGACATTGCCGACAAGTACGAGTGGCGACTCCTCGACCGCGAACCCCCCACTGGCGAGGTCGACCACGAGTACGTCGTCGCCGACATCACGGATGAGGAGGCCATCCGAGAAGCGGTCGAGGGCGTCTCTGCAATCATCCACCTCGCGGGTGACCCCCGTCCCGAGGCCCCCTGGGATAGCGTCTTACGGAACAACATCGACGGCACACAGAACATCCTCGAAGCAGCGGTCGACGCGGGCGTAGAGAAGTTCGCCTTCGCCTCCTCGAATCACGCGGTGGGCGCGTTCGAGACCGAGGAGCGAAAACCGGACATCTACCGCACGCACGACGAGTTTCGCTTAGACGGCACCGAACTTCCCCGACCGAGTAACCTCTACGGCGTGAGCAAAGCCTCCGGCGAGATTCTCGGCCGGTACTACCACGACCACCACGACCTGAGCGTGGTCTGCGTACGAATTGGCAACCTCACGAAGGACCACCCGCCAATCGACTACGAGCGCGGGCAGGCCATGTGGCTCTCCTATCGCGACTGTGCGCACCTGTTCGACCGGTGTATCCAGGCCGACTACGACTACGAAATCGTCTACGGCATCTCGGACAACGACCGCAAGTACTACTCCATCGACCGGGCGAAGGAGGTCCTCGGCTACGAGCCACGGGACAATTCCGCACACTTCGACGAATAG
- a CDS encoding DUF309 domain-containing protein produces the protein MDDHLQAGIAIYNAGEFHAAHDAWEDVWLDLDAGSDDERLLHGLIQFTAAVHHATRQNWEGVAGLVESAGEYLAELPADYRGVNVGPVCDYLTTLARDPTAIDLDAPLALTYEGRELHVHHLDFPAAAIAALVLAEEHDYDEAVVAQAVAYARDDLAANNQTSQFITFVMDFASDPAHRAIVFQRLSQHVERRKSKERDVEGLFD, from the coding sequence ATGGACGACCACCTCCAGGCAGGCATCGCCATCTACAACGCGGGCGAGTTCCACGCCGCCCACGACGCCTGGGAGGACGTGTGGTTGGACCTCGACGCAGGTAGCGACGACGAGCGCCTGCTCCACGGCCTCATCCAGTTCACCGCCGCGGTTCACCACGCGACGCGCCAGAACTGGGAGGGCGTGGCCGGACTCGTCGAGAGCGCGGGCGAGTATCTCGCCGAACTTCCCGCCGACTACCGAGGCGTGAACGTCGGGCCGGTCTGCGACTACCTCACGACGCTCGCCCGCGACCCGACCGCCATCGACCTCGATGCGCCGCTCGCGCTAACCTACGAAGGACGCGAACTCCACGTACACCACCTCGACTTTCCGGCGGCCGCGATTGCGGCGCTGGTGCTTGCCGAAGAACACGATTACGACGAGGCGGTCGTCGCGCAGGCAGTCGCCTACGCGCGAGACGATTTAGCAGCGAACAATCAGACAAGTCAGTTTATCACGTTCGTGATGGACTTTGCGTCCGACCCTGCCCACCGCGCCATTGTCTTCCAGCGACTTTCTCAGCACGTAGAACGCCGGAAGTCGAAAGAACGAGACGTAGAGGGATTGTTCGATTGA
- a CDS encoding DUF5790 family protein yields the protein MSQATLNDDELFGEAASEMRADVESHLQQAYESLPAADDVWDVEAENTLGVLNSLRSALNTGDAEEHLRNAKKWYTMGVRADAFEDADDLEQQIEDLTELIEEIEEAHEKVGGLTSTIPKLRKSLEAMGEEAEDADEEDEEEEEEDEEE from the coding sequence ATGAGTCAAGCGACGCTCAACGACGACGAACTCTTCGGCGAAGCCGCAAGCGAAATGCGTGCCGACGTGGAGTCGCACCTCCAGCAAGCATACGAGTCGCTCCCAGCTGCGGACGACGTGTGGGACGTGGAAGCCGAGAACACCCTCGGCGTCCTCAACTCCCTTCGCTCGGCCCTCAATACGGGCGACGCAGAAGAGCACCTGCGCAACGCCAAAAAATGGTACACGATGGGCGTGCGGGCTGACGCCTTCGAGGACGCAGACGACTTAGAACAACAAATCGAGGACCTCACCGAACTCATCGAGGAGATCGAGGAGGCCCACGAGAAGGTCGGCGGCCTCACCTCGACGATTCCGAAACTCCGCAAATCGCTCGAAGCTATGGGCGAAGAAGCGGAGGATGCGGACGAAGAAGACGAGGAAGAAGAGGAAGAGGACGAAGAAGAGTAG
- a CDS encoding histone, with protein MSVELPFAPVDTIIRRNAGSLRVSADAAEELARRIQGHGATLAIDAAEHATADGRKTLMAQDFGVEQLVDKDSLTLPIAPVDRIARLRIDDRYRVAMDARIALADILEDYAENISMAAAILARHADRRTIKAEDIQTYFELFE; from the coding sequence ATGAGTGTAGAGCTACCGTTCGCCCCGGTAGACACCATCATTCGGCGCAATGCCGGGTCCCTCCGCGTGAGTGCTGATGCTGCAGAAGAGCTCGCACGCCGGATTCAGGGGCACGGCGCGACGCTGGCTATCGACGCCGCAGAGCACGCGACTGCGGACGGTCGCAAGACGCTGATGGCACAGGACTTCGGGGTCGAACAACTCGTCGACAAGGATTCGCTGACGCTGCCCATCGCGCCTGTCGACCGCATCGCCCGCCTACGCATTGACGACCGATATCGCGTGGCGATGGACGCGCGAATCGCCCTCGCGGACATCCTCGAAGACTACGCTGAAAACATCTCAATGGCCGCGGCGATTCTCGCCAGGCACGCAGACCGCCGCACCATCAAGGCAGAAGACATTCAGACGTACTTCGAACTCTTTGAATGA
- a CDS encoding ABC transporter ATP-binding protein translates to MDVHADEDDPFEAQRERAENPMLRLFTHYGAANKFSFVVGLFGSVVARVLDLLPPLILAVAIDAIFLQEAAFSLWLVPDAWLPADRPAQLWLSAGIIGFAFFGGAAFHWIRNWGWNDFAQNIQHAIRTDTYDKMQRLNMDFFADKQTGEMMSILSNDVNRLERFLNDGMNSAFRLSVMVVGIAVILFSMNWQLAAIALVPVPAIAFFTYKFVSIIQPKYADVRSSVGKVNSRLENNLGGIQVIKASNTETYESDRVDDVSMNYFEANWDAITTRIKFFPALRVLAGIGFVITFTVGGVWVLSGPPGPLSGTLTTGQFVAFILYTQRFIWPMAQFGQIINMYQRARASSARIFGLMDEPARIEESPDAIDLNVEDGSVEYDHVTFGYDDGDTILEDVSVVVEGGETLALVGPTGAGKSTFLKLLLRMYDVDEGAVKVDDTDVRDVTLSSLRKSIGYVSQDTFLFYGTVLENIAYGTFDASEEDVVEAAKAAEAHDFIENLTDGYDTMVGERGVKLSGGQRQRIAIARAILRDPDILILDEATSDVDTETEMLIQRSLDKLTADRTTFAIAHRLSTIKDADKIVVLEDGKIVERGTHDDLLAADGLYAHLWGVQAGEIDSLPEEFVERAARRQARTESVD, encoded by the coding sequence ATGGACGTCCACGCAGACGAGGACGACCCATTCGAAGCCCAACGCGAACGCGCCGAGAACCCGATGTTACGCCTGTTCACCCACTACGGCGCAGCAAACAAGTTCTCGTTCGTCGTCGGTCTCTTCGGAAGCGTCGTCGCCCGTGTCCTCGACCTCTTGCCCCCACTCATCCTCGCCGTCGCCATCGACGCTATCTTCCTCCAGGAAGCGGCGTTCAGCCTCTGGCTCGTCCCAGACGCCTGGCTCCCGGCCGACCGCCCAGCGCAACTCTGGCTCTCTGCCGGTATCATCGGCTTCGCCTTCTTCGGCGGCGCGGCCTTCCACTGGATTCGAAACTGGGGCTGGAACGACTTCGCACAGAACATCCAGCACGCCATCCGCACCGACACCTACGACAAGATGCAGCGGCTGAACATGGACTTCTTCGCCGACAAGCAAACCGGCGAGATGATGTCCATCCTTTCGAACGACGTAAACCGGTTAGAGCGGTTTCTGAACGACGGGATGAACTCCGCGTTCCGCCTCTCGGTCATGGTTGTCGGCATCGCCGTCATCCTGTTTTCGATGAACTGGCAACTCGCCGCAATCGCACTCGTCCCGGTGCCCGCAATCGCGTTTTTCACTTACAAGTTCGTCAGCATCATCCAGCCGAAGTACGCGGACGTTCGCTCCTCGGTCGGCAAGGTTAACTCCCGACTCGAAAACAACCTCGGCGGCATCCAGGTCATCAAGGCGAGCAACACCGAGACGTACGAATCAGACCGCGTCGACGACGTGTCGATGAACTACTTCGAGGCCAACTGGGACGCCATTACGACGCGCATCAAGTTCTTCCCAGCACTGCGCGTCCTCGCCGGAATTGGCTTCGTCATCACGTTCACCGTCGGCGGCGTCTGGGTCCTCTCGGGACCGCCCGGCCCACTCTCGGGGACGCTCACCACAGGCCAGTTCGTCGCGTTCATCCTCTACACCCAGCGGTTCATCTGGCCGATGGCGCAGTTTGGACAAATTATCAACATGTACCAGCGGGCCCGTGCCTCCAGCGCCCGCATCTTCGGCCTGATGGACGAACCCGCTCGTATCGAGGAGTCGCCCGACGCAATCGACCTCAACGTTGAAGACGGGAGCGTCGAGTACGACCACGTCACCTTCGGCTACGACGACGGGGACACCATCCTCGAAGACGTCTCCGTCGTCGTCGAGGGCGGCGAGACGCTCGCGCTCGTCGGCCCGACGGGCGCAGGGAAATCGACCTTCCTCAAACTCCTGCTCCGGATGTACGACGTAGACGAGGGAGCGGTCAAAGTAGACGACACCGACGTCCGTGACGTGACCCTCTCCAGCCTCCGTAAATCCATTGGCTACGTCAGTCAAGACACCTTCCTGTTCTACGGGACGGTTCTGGAGAACATCGCCTATGGCACGTTCGACGCGAGCGAGGAGGACGTGGTGGAGGCGGCGAAAGCCGCGGAAGCCCACGACTTCATCGAGAACCTCACCGACGGCTACGACACGATGGTCGGCGAGCGCGGCGTGAAACTCTCGGGCGGACAGCGCCAGCGCATCGCCATCGCCCGAGCCATCCTCCGCGACCCGGACATCCTCATCTTAGACGAGGCGACGAGCGACGTGGACACCGAGACGGAGATGCTCATCCAGCGAAGTCTCGACAAACTCACCGCAGACCGGACGACGTTCGCCATCGCCCACCGCCTCTCGACAATCAAGGACGCGGACAAAATCGTCGTCTTGGAGGACGGGAAAATCGTCGAACGCGGCACCCACGACGACCTGCTCGCGGCGGACGGTCTCTACGCCCACCTCTGGGGGGTGCAAGCGGGCGAAATCGACTCCCTACCCGAGGAGTTCGTCGAACGCGCCGCCCGCAGGCAGGCCCGCACCGAGTCCGTGGACTGA
- a CDS encoding creatininase family protein: MYLAEETWTDADSADTNLALLPVGSTEQHGPHAPLGTDILTAEAVATAGHEAYDGDLVVAPTIPVGIAEEHRHFTGTLWVSEDTFRRYVRETIQSLAYHGWDRVVVVNGHGGNINALAEVCQTITRHDDAFAVPFTWFTGRKEMGHGGPLETALLRHTNPDLVHEDRIEEARKGAAERWGDWASRVNLAVDSAEFTENGVVGDPGAGDAERGEALLDDAGTALATLLEAVRERDVSRPVHK; encoded by the coding sequence ATGTACCTCGCCGAAGAGACGTGGACGGACGCCGATTCCGCCGACACGAATCTCGCACTCCTCCCCGTCGGCAGCACCGAACAGCACGGGCCACACGCCCCACTCGGCACGGACATTCTCACTGCAGAGGCCGTCGCCACCGCCGGGCACGAGGCCTACGATGGCGATCTCGTCGTTGCCCCCACAATTCCCGTCGGTATCGCAGAAGAACATCGCCACTTCACCGGCACGCTCTGGGTCTCAGAGGACACCTTCCGGCGCTACGTGCGCGAAACAATCCAGAGCCTCGCGTACCACGGTTGGGACCGCGTCGTCGTCGTCAACGGCCACGGCGGCAACATCAACGCACTCGCCGAAGTCTGCCAAACCATCACCCGCCACGACGACGCCTTTGCCGTCCCCTTCACCTGGTTTACCGGGCGCAAGGAAATGGGCCACGGCGGGCCCCTCGAGACCGCACTGCTCCGACACACGAACCCCGACCTCGTCCACGAAGACCGCATCGAGGAAGCCCGCAAAGGGGCGGCTGAACGCTGGGGCGACTGGGCGAGTCGCGTGAACCTCGCGGTGGATTCGGCGGAATTTACGGAAAATGGTGTGGTTGGCGACCCGGGCGCAGGCGACGCAGAGCGCGGCGAAGCATTGCTCGACGATGCGGGGACGGCGCTTGCAACGTTGTTAGAAGCAGTCAGAGAGCGAGATGTGTCGCGGCCCGTCCACAAGTAA
- a CDS encoding dihydroneopterin aldolase family protein: protein MEPTDAETACFEAGIKFGTLYHQFAGTPVSPESADSLARAMEEAILNQPHCEAVSVEIRKDDLAAAIDHGYTELTGKFMDVEMRIEYEGVTVHTRMAMEGGYPMMRVVDVA, encoded by the coding sequence ATGGAACCGACCGACGCAGAGACCGCCTGTTTCGAGGCGGGCATCAAGTTCGGCACGCTGTATCACCAGTTCGCGGGGACGCCCGTCAGCCCCGAGAGTGCTGACTCGCTCGCCCGTGCTATGGAGGAAGCGATTTTGAACCAACCCCACTGTGAGGCAGTCTCGGTGGAGATTCGCAAAGACGACCTCGCAGCGGCCATCGACCACGGCTACACCGAGCTTACGGGCAAGTTCATGGACGTCGAGATGCGTATCGAGTACGAAGGTGTCACCGTGCACACGCGCATGGCGATGGAAGGCGGCTACCCGATGATGCGCGTCGTGGACGTGGCCTGA
- a CDS encoding HTH domain-containing protein, whose amino-acid sequence MSHQAETRLELYVRSLAPGVAREQQDRIIDQLDSLKDADAIADYDIEVWGREVCTTAATARTEAGKRVLDKISEFERWADRNGRSLSSVFEVHEVDSSITDEQYESIVLPLMVLAEYHDDELVGVAPCAYEGAPVTIDECLATLDEQTDRPLLAAGQASQ is encoded by the coding sequence ATGAGCCACCAAGCAGAGACTCGACTCGAACTGTACGTCCGCTCGCTCGCACCTGGAGTCGCGCGCGAGCAGCAAGACCGCATCATCGACCAACTGGACTCGCTCAAGGACGCAGACGCCATCGCAGACTACGACATCGAAGTCTGGGGCAGAGAGGTGTGCACGACGGCAGCCACCGCGCGCACCGAAGCCGGCAAGCGCGTCCTCGACAAAATTTCCGAGTTCGAACGGTGGGCCGACCGAAACGGCCGGTCGCTCTCTTCGGTGTTCGAGGTCCACGAAGTCGATTCGAGCATTACCGACGAACAATACGAGAGCATCGTCCTCCCGCTGATGGTGCTCGCAGAGTACCACGACGACGAACTCGTCGGCGTCGCGCCGTGCGCCTACGAAGGTGCACCCGTCACCATCGACGAGTGCCTCGCCACGCTGGACGAGCAGACCGACCGGCCGCTACTCGCTGCCGGACAGGCGAGCCAGTAA
- a CDS encoding single-stranded DNA binding protein, producing MGDIEDIYADLDADVSEEEFREAVAAKVEQMGGLADEETAAMLIAHELKDGEVSGIVDIKPGQEEVKFIAKVVKVGDLRTFERDGEDEDGRVINVEVADETGTIRITFWDEQAQAVADGQLDVGTVLRIKGRPKEGYNGVEVSVDQAEPDEDVEIDVEVLDTHTIEKLSLGLSDVNLQGKVLDTGTVRTFSRDDGSEGRVANITLGDPTGRIRVTMWDEQANRAEELTTGTSVEVVDGYVRERDGNLELHVGNRGKIEEIDEDVEYVPESTPIADLEIGMNADIGGVVRSADPKRTFDRDDGSEGQVRNIRVQDSTGDIRVALWGEKADYEIAPGDEVHLADVEIKDGWQEDMEASAGWRTTITVTQDTDREVESATQDSPSDTGLSAFAEGNKPKPETGDDGDAEASADGETVEFTGTVVQAGNPVVLDDGKETMSVETSQTVQLGQEITVRGTLRDGRLDATDIF from the coding sequence ATGGGCGATATCGAGGACATCTATGCGGACCTTGACGCTGACGTCTCGGAGGAGGAATTCCGCGAGGCCGTCGCCGCGAAAGTCGAGCAGATGGGGGGCCTCGCCGACGAGGAAACGGCGGCCATGCTCATCGCGCACGAACTCAAAGACGGCGAGGTTTCCGGCATCGTGGACATCAAACCCGGTCAAGAGGAGGTCAAGTTCATCGCGAAAGTGGTGAAGGTCGGCGACCTGCGCACCTTCGAGCGCGACGGCGAGGACGAGGACGGCCGCGTCATCAACGTCGAAGTTGCGGACGAAACCGGAACGATTCGCATCACCTTCTGGGACGAGCAGGCTCAAGCCGTGGCCGACGGCCAACTCGACGTCGGCACGGTCCTCCGCATCAAGGGTCGCCCGAAAGAGGGGTATAACGGCGTCGAAGTGAGCGTCGACCAGGCCGAACCCGACGAGGACGTCGAAATCGACGTCGAGGTGCTCGACACCCACACCATCGAGAAACTTTCACTCGGCCTCTCGGACGTCAATCTCCAGGGGAAGGTGCTCGACACCGGGACGGTTCGCACCTTCTCGCGGGACGACGGCTCCGAGGGTCGCGTCGCGAACATCACGCTCGGCGACCCGACGGGACGCATCCGCGTCACGATGTGGGACGAGCAGGCGAACCGTGCCGAGGAACTCACCACAGGCACGTCCGTCGAAGTCGTAGACGGCTACGTCCGCGAGCGCGACGGCAACTTAGAACTGCACGTCGGCAACCGCGGCAAGATAGAGGAGATAGACGAGGACGTAGAATACGTCCCCGAATCGACGCCAATCGCCGACCTCGAAATCGGCATGAACGCCGACATCGGCGGCGTCGTCCGCTCTGCGGACCCAAAGCGAACCTTCGACCGCGACGACGGGTCGGAGGGACAGGTCAGAAACATCCGCGTGCAGGACTCGACGGGTGACATCCGCGTCGCGCTCTGGGGCGAGAAAGCTGACTACGAAATCGCGCCAGGTGACGAGGTCCACCTCGCAGATGTCGAAATCAAAGACGGCTGGCAGGAGGACATGGAAGCCTCCGCGGGCTGGCGGACGACAATCACGGTGACTCAGGACACCGACCGCGAGGTAGAGTCGGCCACACAGGACAGCCCAAGCGACACGGGACTCTCTGCGTTTGCCGAGGGGAACAAGCCGAAACCCGAGACGGGTGACGACGGCGATGCTGAAGCCAGCGCGGACGGTGAGACTGTCGAATTCACCGGAACGGTCGTGCAGGCTGGCAATCCGGTCGTTCTCGACGACGGGAAAGAGACGATGAGCGTCGAAACCTCCCAGACGGTGCAGCTCGGCCAGGAGATTACGGTCCGAGGGACGCTCCGCGACGGACGACTCGACGCGACCGATATCTTCTAA
- a CDS encoding histone deacetylase, which produces MRFGYSEVCLDHDTGVRHPESPDRLRAIRRGLTKQHGVDYVEAAPATEAAVRAVHEDEYVDRVKQFCADGGGEWDPDTIAVEATWDAALQSAGLAEWAATAALDGETGRDTPFSIGRPPGHHAVYDNAMGFCFVNNAAVAAQTALDSGDASRVAIFDWDVHHGNGTQDIFYERGDVHYSSFHEAGLYPGTGEAEEVGEGAGEGTTLNAPLPSGSGDAEYADAFDQLLVPALEAFEPDLLLVSAGFDAHEHDPISRMRVSTEGYGVLTDRVRSLAADLDAALGFVLEGGYGLDTLAESITMVHEVFDGREPVQPEGDASERAQIIIDRAAKVHGFGEK; this is translated from the coding sequence ATGAGATTTGGCTACAGCGAGGTCTGTCTGGACCACGACACGGGGGTTCGCCATCCTGAGAGTCCAGACCGTCTCCGCGCGATTCGTCGCGGACTCACGAAGCAACACGGCGTCGACTACGTGGAGGCAGCCCCCGCGACGGAGGCCGCCGTCCGCGCCGTCCACGAAGACGAGTACGTAGACCGCGTCAAGCAATTCTGTGCCGATGGCGGCGGTGAGTGGGACCCCGACACCATCGCCGTAGAAGCGACGTGGGACGCCGCCCTGCAGAGTGCCGGCCTCGCGGAGTGGGCCGCGACGGCCGCCCTCGACGGCGAAACAGGCCGCGACACGCCGTTTTCTATCGGCCGGCCGCCGGGTCATCACGCGGTCTACGACAACGCGATGGGCTTTTGTTTCGTGAACAACGCTGCCGTCGCAGCCCAGACCGCCCTCGACAGCGGCGACGCGAGTCGGGTCGCAATCTTCGACTGGGACGTCCACCACGGTAACGGCACGCAAGACATCTTCTACGAGCGTGGCGACGTCCACTACTCCTCGTTCCACGAGGCGGGCCTCTACCCCGGGACCGGCGAGGCAGAAGAAGTCGGCGAGGGGGCAGGTGAGGGAACGACGCTCAACGCCCCGCTCCCCTCGGGTAGCGGCGACGCGGAGTACGCAGACGCGTTCGACCAACTGCTCGTCCCCGCACTGGAAGCGTTCGAACCGGACCTGCTCCTCGTGAGCGCCGGGTTCGACGCCCACGAACACGACCCCATCTCGCGAATGCGCGTCTCGACGGAGGGCTACGGCGTGCTCACCGACCGCGTGCGGTCGCTCGCGGCAGACCTCGACGCCGCGCTCGGGTTCGTTCTCGAGGGCGGGTACGGACTCGATACGCTCGCAGAGAGCATCACGATGGTCCACGAGGTGTTCGACGGGCGCGAACCGGTCCAACCTGAGGGCGACGCCTCAGAACGCGCCCAAATAATCATCGACCGGGCCGCGAAGGTTCACGGCTTCGGCGAGAAGTAA
- a CDS encoding translation initiation factor IF-2 subunit beta: protein MDYEASLNRAMESVPDFRGSEDRLRVPDAEVQKDGAFTRLTNLNAIADALSRKPEHLHSAIQREFGTNGQIEENWARYNGSFSPSDFEAAIESYMEEFVICSECGLPDTRLTMEGRTQMLRCEACGAFRPVAKRSKTSATQNRAVLEEGKTYEVKITDTGRKGDGVAEKGKYTIFVPGAREGDVVNIYIENISGTLAFARLA from the coding sequence ATGGACTACGAAGCCAGCCTCAACAGAGCCATGGAGTCTGTGCCCGACTTCCGGGGCAGCGAAGACCGACTTCGCGTCCCAGACGCGGAGGTGCAAAAGGACGGGGCGTTCACTCGCCTGACGAACCTGAACGCCATCGCGGACGCCCTCTCGCGCAAACCGGAACATCTCCACAGCGCAATCCAGCGCGAATTCGGGACGAACGGTCAGATAGAGGAGAATTGGGCGCGCTACAACGGGTCGTTCTCGCCTTCCGACTTCGAGGCGGCCATCGAGAGCTACATGGAAGAGTTCGTCATCTGCTCTGAGTGTGGCCTTCCCGACACCCGCCTGACGATGGAAGGGCGCACGCAGATGCTCCGCTGTGAGGCCTGTGGTGCCTTCCGCCCCGTCGCAAAGCGCAGCAAAACCTCCGCGACCCAGAACCGTGCCGTCCTCGAAGAGGGCAAGACCTACGAGGTCAAGATTACCGACACCGGTCGCAAGGGCGACGGCGTCGCCGAGAAAGGCAAGTACACCATCTTCGTGCCCGGCGCACGCGAGGGTGACGTGGTGAACATCTACATCGAGAACATCTCTGGCACGCTGGCGTTCGCGCGGCTCGCCTAA